In Nonomuraea muscovyensis, the following proteins share a genomic window:
- a CDS encoding DUF6907 domain-containing protein: protein MNFTTPNHGPARPQLPPTVRERALEAGRRAVEDYERTYQAEMRAHRNAAHARQSGTAQPARWLADDPCPDWCVGGIDHEDGTHPDDRAHFGPTHIVELVTMESTVSGHDRWEPVEAQIAIDKRYREREARVIIGTGDDTHIWATLSEAEEIATTILDMVRQARGTWTPVVLPFDPNGGCPDATCKNCHPLPGEVSA from the coding sequence GTGAATTTCACCACGCCTAACCACGGTCCCGCGAGGCCCCAGCTCCCGCCCACCGTCCGCGAGCGTGCCCTTGAGGCCGGCCGCCGGGCCGTCGAGGACTACGAGCGCACCTACCAGGCGGAGATGCGCGCCCACCGGAACGCGGCCCACGCCCGCCAGTCCGGTACGGCGCAGCCCGCCCGTTGGCTGGCCGACGACCCGTGCCCCGACTGGTGTGTCGGCGGCATCGACCACGAGGACGGCACACACCCCGACGACCGCGCCCACTTCGGCCCCACGCACATCGTGGAGCTCGTCACGATGGAATCGACCGTGTCCGGACACGACCGCTGGGAGCCGGTCGAGGCGCAGATCGCCATCGACAAGCGGTACCGCGAGCGGGAGGCGCGCGTCATCATCGGGACCGGCGACGACACGCACATCTGGGCGACCCTCAGCGAGGCCGAGGAGATCGCCACGACGATCCTCGACATGGTGCGGCAGGCCCGCGGCACGTGGACGCCGGTCGTGCTGCCGTTCGACCCGAACGGCGGATGCCCCGACGCGACGTGCAAGAACTGCCACCCGCTGCCGGGCGAGGTGTCCGCGTGA